A genome region from Pseudanabaena sp. Chao 1811 includes the following:
- a CDS encoding nucleotidyltransferase family protein: protein MAQRLPILIPKEAIASFCQRHHIRKLSLFGSILRDDFSSSSDVDFLVEFEPEHILGYFHLIGIEIELSEMINRKADLRTPKELSLYFRQQVLQEAIVQYE from the coding sequence ATGGCTCAACGATTACCCATATTGATACCTAAAGAAGCGATCGCTAGTTTTTGTCAGCGTCATCATATCCGTAAGCTGTCTTTGTTTGGCTCGATTTTGCGGGATGACTTTAGTAGCTCTAGCGATGTTGATTTTCTGGTGGAGTTTGAGCCAGAACATATTCTGGGGTATTTTCATTTGATAGGAATAGAGATAGAACTATCAGAAATGATTAATCGCAAAGCTGATTTACGCACCCCAAAAGAATTAAGCCTTTACTTCCGTCAACAGGTTTTACAAGAGGCGATTGTGCAATATGAATAG
- the xth gene encoding exodeoxyribonuclease III: MKIATWNVNSVRTRINHVCDWLQANPDVDLLCLQETKVIDADFPHQPFTDLGYQTYIYGQKSYNGVAIISRSPLENIQTGFVSVLGEIADPSLDDQKRLIAAKFGDVQIVNMYVPNGSEVDSEKYAYKLRWLKLLTEYLQTLLSKNANVLICGDFNVAIADIDIYDPKGREKKVMSTDIEREALAEVLNLGFKDVFRKFESDGGYYSWWDYRSGGFSRNRGWRIDYHFLTESLYERATACEIDVEPRKLTQPSDHTPVIVTID, encoded by the coding sequence ATGAAAATCGCAACTTGGAACGTCAACTCAGTTCGCACAAGGATCAATCATGTTTGTGATTGGTTACAAGCAAATCCTGATGTCGATCTGTTGTGTTTACAAGAGACCAAGGTAATTGATGCAGACTTTCCCCATCAGCCTTTTACCGATTTGGGCTATCAGACCTATATTTATGGGCAGAAGTCCTATAACGGGGTAGCAATAATTTCGCGATCGCCTTTAGAAAATATTCAAACTGGCTTTGTTTCGGTATTGGGAGAAATTGCTGACCCTAGCCTAGATGACCAAAAGCGTTTGATTGCGGCTAAATTTGGTGATGTCCAAATTGTGAATATGTATGTCCCCAATGGCTCTGAGGTCGATAGTGAGAAATATGCCTACAAGTTGCGCTGGCTGAAGCTCTTAACAGAATATTTGCAAACTTTGCTCAGCAAAAATGCCAATGTCCTGATTTGCGGCGATTTTAATGTAGCGATCGCTGATATCGACATTTACGATCCCAAGGGGCGCGAGAAAAAGGTGATGTCCACGGATATTGAGCGAGAGGCTCTAGCAGAAGTCTTGAATCTGGGATTTAAGGATGTATTTCGGAAGTTTGAATCGGATGGCGGGTACTATAGCTGGTGGGATTATCGTTCTGGAGGTTTTTCACGTAATCGTGGCTGGCGAATTGATTATCATTTTTTGACGGAATCTCTCTACGAAAGGGCAACTGCTTGTGAAATCGATGTTGAGCCACGTAAGTTAACGCAACCGAGCGATCATACTCCCGTCATTGTGACGATTGATTAA
- a CDS encoding SAM-dependent methyltransferase, with the protein MANLFRLLLIAAITVSTLVACSLWEERKPLLNKSLENTPLPSVPNVNPKTIDPENLPDAPYLQSPRQVVIKMLEMAKVKPNDVVYDLGSGDGRIVITAAQKFGAKAIGIEIDPELIRESDRSTKAALNETPQIRNQIKFIKQDLFKADLRDATVVTLYLSEKANLRVRSELLPKLKSGVRIVSYQYDLGDLPATRTEKIKVGDQEHMIYLWILD; encoded by the coding sequence ATGGCAAATTTATTTCGGTTGCTTCTGATTGCTGCAATTACTGTCTCCACTTTAGTCGCTTGTAGTCTTTGGGAAGAGCGCAAACCATTGCTAAATAAGTCATTAGAGAATACGCCACTGCCGTCAGTTCCCAACGTTAACCCTAAAACCATTGATCCAGAAAATCTTCCCGATGCACCTTATCTCCAATCTCCCCGTCAAGTTGTGATCAAAATGCTAGAAATGGCAAAGGTGAAGCCCAATGATGTCGTTTACGATCTCGGTAGTGGTGATGGCAGAATTGTGATTACTGCCGCGCAAAAATTTGGCGCAAAGGCGATCGGGATTGAGATTGATCCTGAATTAATTAGAGAATCTGACAGATCAACAAAGGCAGCACTCAATGAAACACCCCAAATTCGCAATCAAATTAAATTTATTAAGCAAGATCTGTTCAAAGCTGATTTACGTGATGCTACGGTAGTTACGCTATATCTCAGTGAAAAAGCCAATCTGCGAGTAAGGTCAGAACTATTACCCAAATTAAAGTCAGGAGTAAGAATTGTATCGTACCAATATGATTTGGGGGATTTACCCGCTACCCGCACCGAAAAGATTAAAGTTGGCGATCAAGAACATATGATCTATCTATGGATTTTGGATTAA
- the tatC gene encoding twin-arginine translocase subunit TatC produces MSLFDHLEELRSRVFYALIAVFIGVIVCFTFVNKIVALLEIPAQGVKFLQLAPGEYFFVSIKVAGYSGLLVSSPAILYQIVRFILPGLTRKEKRAIAPIVFGSSILFVLGIVFAYQLLIPAALNFFISYGGDVVEQFWSIDRYFEFVLLLLFSTGLAFQIPVIQALLALTGIVNSERMLAGWRYVVLGAVILGAVLTPSTDPMTQSLLAGAVGILYFGGIFLVKAMGK; encoded by the coding sequence ATGTCTCTATTCGATCATCTTGAAGAGTTGCGATCGCGGGTTTTTTACGCCTTAATCGCAGTTTTTATTGGTGTGATAGTCTGTTTTACCTTTGTTAATAAAATCGTGGCGCTACTGGAAATCCCTGCGCAGGGGGTAAAGTTTTTACAACTGGCTCCAGGGGAATATTTTTTCGTATCGATTAAAGTTGCAGGCTATAGCGGGCTATTAGTTTCTAGCCCTGCCATTTTGTATCAAATTGTGCGCTTTATCTTACCTGGCTTGACCCGCAAGGAAAAACGAGCGATCGCGCCGATAGTATTTGGCTCTAGTATTTTGTTTGTACTAGGCATTGTTTTTGCTTATCAATTGTTAATTCCTGCTGCCCTAAACTTTTTTATCAGCTATGGCGGTGATGTAGTTGAGCAGTTTTGGTCAATTGATCGCTATTTTGAGTTTGTGTTGCTGTTACTGTTTAGCACAGGGCTCGCCTTTCAAATCCCCGTTATTCAGGCGTTATTGGCACTTACAGGCATCGTTAACTCAGAAAGGATGTTGGCAGGCTGGCGCTATGTTGTGCTTGGCGCTGTCATTCTTGGGGCAGTCCTCACGCCTTCCACAGATCCAATGACACAGAGTTTACTTGCAGGTGCAGTTGGCATCCTGTACTTTGGTGGTATTTTCTTAGTCAAAGCAATGGGAAAATAA
- a CDS encoding XisI protein, with product MAKLTEYREKVQNLLTELANYGSSDHEVESQLIFDTERDHYQLAHVGWRNKRRIYGCVVHLDIKDDKIWVQHNGTEFDIAIRLAEMGIPKQDIVNGFHSSYMRQFTEFAVG from the coding sequence ATGGCTAAACTAACTGAATATCGTGAGAAAGTCCAAAATTTACTGACGGAACTGGCAAATTATGGTTCTTCAGATCATGAGGTTGAGTCACAGTTGATTTTTGATACTGAACGCGATCATTATCAATTAGCTCATGTTGGTTGGCGCAATAAACGACGGATATATGGTTGTGTTGTACATCTCGATATTAAAGATGACAAAATTTGGGTGCAGCATAATGGAACGGAGTTTGATATTGCGATTAGGCTTGCTGAGATGGGAATTCCTAAGCAAGATATTGTTAATGGTTTTCACTCAAGTTATATGCGGCAATTTACAGAGTTTGCTGTAGGCTAA
- a CDS encoding transposase yields the protein MCGKVNFTNLSRYSEISERSYRRQFQRSFNFIKGNADLIERAIPATARQIIATDCSFVPKSGKATYGIEHFYNGCAGRAEKGLEISVLAIVDVDAKQGYTLSVQQTPPAKPMTETTRIDNYLEHLQATYPYLPKSTRYVVSDGFYSKVKWVNGVTALKLAVISKLRCDADLRYVYTGVQKPLGRHRKYDGKVDLTDVSRMSLVRELEPNLFLYDVVVWSLSLKRKVRLAFLLDCRDPKRIGRVLLFSTDIHLDATDILDFYKARFQIEFIFRDAKQFTGLTDCQARDLTKLDFHFNASLMALNLAKFEACQLHQSPKPFVFSMASFKRLALNRHLLERFISLLDLDSTLIKSHPRFPDLCSYGAIAF from the coding sequence GTGTGCGGAAAAGTAAACTTTACTAACCTGAGTCGGTATAGTGAAATATCAGAACGGAGCTATCGTCGGCAATTCCAGCGTTCCTTCAACTTTATCAAAGGTAACGCCGACCTGATAGAACGAGCTATTCCAGCAACTGCTCGTCAGATCATCGCGACTGACTGCTCATTTGTACCGAAAAGTGGCAAAGCAACCTATGGGATAGAGCATTTCTATAATGGCTGTGCTGGACGTGCTGAAAAGGGACTAGAGATTTCGGTATTGGCAATAGTGGATGTTGATGCAAAGCAAGGCTATACCTTGTCAGTACAGCAAACTCCACCTGCAAAACCAATGACCGAGACGACGCGGATTGATAACTATTTGGAGCATCTCCAAGCGACATATCCTTATCTACCCAAATCAACCCGTTATGTAGTCAGTGATGGCTTTTACAGCAAAGTTAAATGGGTTAATGGTGTCACTGCCTTGAAGTTGGCTGTGATTAGCAAATTACGATGCGATGCTGATTTACGTTATGTCTATACAGGTGTTCAGAAGCCTCTCGGTAGACATCGCAAATACGACGGCAAGGTGGATTTGACTGATGTCAGTCGCATGTCTCTAGTCCGTGAGCTTGAACCTAACCTATTTTTGTACGATGTTGTTGTCTGGTCGTTGAGCCTTAAACGTAAAGTTCGTCTTGCTTTTCTGCTGGACTGTCGTGATCCAAAACGAATCGGTCGGGTACTTTTGTTCTCAACCGATATTCACCTTGACGCAACTGATATTTTAGATTTCTATAAAGCTCGTTTTCAGATTGAATTCATATTCCGTGACGCTAAACAGTTTACGGGTTTAACCGATTGTCAAGCTCGTGACTTGACTAAGCTTGATTTCCATTTCAATGCTAGTCTCATGGCTCTAAATCTCGCTAAGTTTGAGGCATGTCAACTTCATCAATCACCTAAACCTTTTGTTTTCTCTATGGCTAGTTTCAAACGTCTGGCTCTAAATCGGCATTTACTGGAACGCTTTATTTCCCTCTTAGATTTGGATTCTACTTTGATTAAATCTCATCCTAGGTTCCCAGACCTTTGTTCTTACGGCGCTATTGCTTTCTAA
- a CDS encoding BolA family protein, translating to MISHNYIAELIRTALPNAKVQVEDPNHDGQHFAAIVVAEQFEGLSMIKQHKLVYGAIQEHLDTGAIHALQLKTYSLSQWEKMQVQVL from the coding sequence ATGATTTCTCACAACTACATTGCCGAATTAATTCGTACTGCTTTACCCAATGCCAAAGTTCAGGTTGAAGATCCTAATCATGATGGTCAACACTTTGCTGCGATCGTGGTTGCTGAACAGTTTGAAGGCTTATCGATGATTAAGCAACACAAATTAGTCTACGGTGCAATTCAAGAACATCTCGATACTGGCGCAATCCATGCCCTACAGCTAAAAACCTATAGCCTCTCTCAATGGGAAAAGATGCAAGTTCAAGTTCTCTAA
- a CDS encoding element excision factor XisH family protein, translated as MQEQYPEYKLYLAIPVSAYDSFFQLPFVQTTIEQYQLRLAIYVPEEETISKWLN; from the coding sequence ATGCAAGAACAATATCCAGAATACAAGTTGTATCTAGCTATTCCTGTAAGTGCCTATGACTCTTTTTTCCAACTTCCATTTGTACAAACAACTATTGAGCAGTATCAATTAAGGCTAGCAATTTATGTACCTGAAGAGGAGACGATCTCAAAATGGCTAAACTAA
- a CDS encoding pentapeptide repeat-containing protein, whose amino-acid sequence MKYRIYSAIALLIILLLFPLPAIAANPSHIVKLQTTKACQVCDLTGAYLPVSKLDYAFILSSDLSRANLVGSNITFSNLSRANLNGANLSYVNFKHTKLLLTDFTNAIFDKTDLTEADLTSATISEVQLAKAKLCKTVLPDGLISNRDC is encoded by the coding sequence ATGAAATATCGCATCTATTCGGCGATCGCGCTACTTATCATTTTGCTTTTGTTTCCCTTACCAGCAATAGCCGCGAACCCTAGCCATATTGTCAAGTTACAAACTACTAAAGCCTGCCAAGTTTGCGATTTAACAGGGGCATATTTACCCGTTAGTAAATTAGATTATGCGTTTATATTGTCTTCTGATCTGAGTAGAGCTAATTTAGTAGGCTCCAATATTACTTTTTCAAATCTGAGTCGCGCTAATCTGAATGGAGCGAATCTTAGCTATGTTAATTTCAAGCATACTAAACTGTTACTCACCGATTTTACGAATGCAATTTTTGATAAAACTGATTTGACAGAAGCCGATCTCACTAGTGCAACCATATCAGAAGTTCAATTAGCAAAAGCAAAACTATGTAAAACCGTCTTGCCTGATGGACTCATATCTAATCGTGATTGTTAA
- a CDS encoding SRPBCC family protein, which produces MTKYSSYPNSMQSSQNLVSKFMTKFSTGSAVVMAIAIACCTPTMPVRAALFDGPVDRLPAIERDSLRNGQTVVTGEKGKYVARVLVTASPDAVWRVLTDYANLSKFIPNMTSSKVLESYGNRKVIEQVDTRQVFIVSIVSRTKLAIEETDRKQIDFRLIDGDLSKMEGYWKIEPVSAIPNRPANQVLITYTVNAQPSDSTPADAFYGIFKDALNDTLQAIKNEIKSRG; this is translated from the coding sequence ATGACAAAGTACTCATCCTATCCAAATTCCATGCAGTCCTCTCAGAATTTAGTCTCAAAGTTTATGACGAAATTTTCTACTGGTTCGGCGGTGGTGATGGCGATCGCGATCGCCTGTTGCACACCGACTATGCCCGTCCGTGCGGCGCTCTTTGATGGGCCAGTTGATCGCTTACCTGCGATCGAGCGTGATTCTTTGCGTAATGGGCAAACGGTAGTTACAGGGGAAAAAGGAAAGTATGTCGCAAGGGTATTAGTCACGGCTTCCCCTGATGCGGTTTGGCGGGTTTTGACTGACTATGCCAATCTCTCTAAATTTATCCCGAATATGACCTCTAGCAAAGTCCTTGAGAGCTATGGTAATCGCAAGGTGATTGAGCAGGTAGATACGCGCCAAGTCTTTATTGTTTCCATCGTTTCTCGCACCAAGCTTGCTATTGAGGAAACTGATCGCAAACAGATTGATTTCCGTCTCATTGATGGTGATCTATCGAAAATGGAAGGTTATTGGAAAATAGAACCTGTTTCTGCAATCCCCAATCGTCCTGCTAATCAGGTTTTGATTACTTATACTGTGAATGCTCAGCCGAGTGATTCTACTCCTGCGGATGCTTTTTATGGCATTTTTAAGGATGCGTTGAATGATACTTTACAGGCGATCAAAAACGAAATCAAAAGCAGAGGCTAG
- a CDS encoding phosphoribosylanthranilate isomerase, whose product MYIKICGLTKIDQAQAIAQMGVNAIGFICVSSSPRYITTSAIAQITTSLIPDYPMLDLIGVFLNASVEEICQTVEQGGLNGVQLHGDESPEFCREVRSHLDQLKPNIKSNLKLIKALRVKDQTGLEEAQRYSDVVDVILLDAYDPQMAGGTGKTIDWQMLRNFRPHCDWWLAGGLSPENVEQAIALVCPSGLDVSSGVERSAGDKDLSKVQEFMQKLVRPSPLAPLPKGEKGTKN is encoded by the coding sequence ATGTATATCAAAATTTGCGGGCTTACGAAAATCGATCAGGCTCAGGCGATCGCCCAAATGGGAGTTAACGCAATTGGCTTTATATGTGTCTCGTCCTCACCACGATATATCACTACCTCCGCGATCGCCCAGATTACAACTAGCCTAATACCTGATTATCCTATGCTTGATTTGATCGGGGTATTTCTCAACGCTAGCGTCGAGGAAATTTGTCAAACCGTAGAGCAAGGGGGACTAAATGGCGTACAACTACATGGCGATGAATCACCAGAGTTTTGTCGTGAGGTGCGATCACATCTCGATCAACTGAAGCCAAATATCAAATCAAACCTTAAACTCATCAAAGCCCTCCGAGTCAAAGATCAAACAGGCTTAGAGGAGGCTCAACGGTATAGTGATGTGGTTGATGTGATTTTACTCGATGCCTACGATCCACAAATGGCGGGAGGCACTGGCAAAACTATCGATTGGCAAATGTTGCGCAATTTCCGTCCCCATTGTGACTGGTGGCTAGCGGGAGGGCTATCTCCAGAAAATGTCGAACAAGCGATCGCGCTGGTATGCCCAAGTGGTTTAGACGTATCAAGTGGGGTAGAACGTTCCGCAGGAGACAAAGATCTATCTAAAGTTCAGGAATTTATGCAGAAGTTGGTAAGACCCTCACCCCTAGCCCCTCTCCCAAAAGGAGAGAAGGGAACAAAAAATTAG
- a CDS encoding GerMN domain-containing protein: MKMPVLSKGTWLGLVGAALVGGSATAVLLNSHFNQPNQPNPQISAPASVNQISQSPPAQRAVDGELAVYWIESSKNKLKAVPIAIKAKSNDEAIASGLNTLISEKPSESSLYSAIPANTKVLKVQAKGKEIRIDLSKDFTKGGGAASMQGRIIQVLYTATSLEPEAKVYLSVEGKALKYIGGEGLEVPQPMTRKDFALEF; the protein is encoded by the coding sequence ATGAAAATGCCAGTTTTAAGTAAAGGTACTTGGTTAGGGCTAGTTGGAGCAGCGCTAGTTGGTGGTTCGGCAACGGCAGTATTGCTCAATAGTCATTTTAATCAACCTAACCAACCCAATCCTCAGATATCTGCTCCCGCGTCAGTAAATCAAATTAGCCAGTCCCCACCAGCACAGCGAGCCGTAGATGGTGAATTGGCTGTTTATTGGATTGAATCTAGCAAAAATAAATTAAAGGCTGTCCCGATCGCCATCAAAGCGAAAAGTAATGACGAAGCGATCGCTTCTGGTTTAAATACTTTGATATCTGAAAAGCCATCGGAATCGAGCCTTTATAGTGCCATTCCCGCCAATACAAAAGTCCTAAAGGTACAGGCTAAGGGCAAAGAAATTCGGATTGATCTATCCAAGGACTTTACCAAGGGTGGTGGTGCTGCTTCGATGCAGGGCAGGATTATTCAGGTGCTTTACACAGCAACTAGCCTAGAACCTGAGGCAAAGGTTTATTTATCCGTTGAAGGTAAAGCTTTAAAATATATCGGCGGCGAAGGTTTAGAAGTACCACAACCGATGACACGCAAAGATTTTGCGCTAGAGTTTTAG
- a CDS encoding pentapeptide repeat-containing protein — MALSFVGQDLRNRSFRGRKDLAGADFTNADIRGCDFRDADLTGTNFTNVTTGKSYKQVIVLIGISAAFILVFGTTFLAISRFIFITPVGILLAVLIGILMVIYATSDGFTSSFSIISVSLAFKVAFIFARKFALIATSPILIIAVFEHAKYAYSAFIGGNTFLILINTIITLICISLTLYIWRGLDTMIQSATGIDFARADLTGAKFVNAKLQVSDFTDAICDLVNWEGTEFKLCKLPAIIEDSKVRYLCCNPKEGRGKNYTLTNFHKVFLQNADLVDAILRNANFNGADLRGAKITNADLSNSQALGTDFSGATLTGARIFNWGINPETKFENVICTHVYIDEAGKERKPASGDFAEGDFALLVGEFTNTLDFLFKNEINFSAFQYAMQQMAIKNPEVELSINQTKFLGQNKDALKRSYDVSPDADKGKLHADFSESYDIYKRLHPEDNQLIRDLNRKVTFLEGEVKTLKVLNAEKDERIADLKDANAGFKEIAKTQATKSNDKIIIGQVQGDPMSDKNQNISLKSDGNMTGITVAGGDISGTVTVTIQQLRDSDTPEAPKLADLLTDLQKVINESTELTEEDKAKALQYIDTIGKFANNKEDHDMIGTVIDKIIKVVSKAAKLLTPVQAIADGLRKILQL; from the coding sequence ATGGCTCTATCCTTTGTCGGTCAAGACTTGCGTAATCGCTCCTTTCGTGGACGTAAGGACTTAGCAGGTGCAGATTTTACAAATGCAGATATACGAGGCTGCGATTTTCGTGACGCAGATTTAACTGGTACAAATTTTACGAACGTCACAACTGGCAAAAGCTACAAACAGGTGATTGTTTTAATTGGAATTTCTGCTGCATTTATTCTTGTTTTCGGAACCACATTCTTAGCAATATCTAGGTTTATTTTTATTACTCCAGTTGGCATCCTTTTAGCTGTACTTATTGGCATATTAATGGTTATATATGCTACATCAGATGGTTTTACTTCTAGTTTTTCAATTATTTCAGTTTCACTTGCTTTTAAAGTTGCTTTTATCTTTGCAAGGAAATTTGCATTAATTGCTACGAGTCCAATTTTGATTATTGCTGTATTTGAACATGCAAAATATGCTTATAGTGCATTTATTGGAGGGAACACTTTTTTAATATTAATAAACACTATAATTACGCTGATATGTATTAGTCTTACATTGTATATATGGCGGGGATTAGACACCATGATTCAAAGCGCAACGGGTATAGATTTTGCGCGTGCAGATTTAACTGGTGCTAAGTTTGTCAATGCAAAACTACAAGTTTCTGACTTCACTGATGCCATCTGTGATTTAGTTAATTGGGAGGGTACAGAGTTTAAGCTTTGCAAGTTACCCGCAATTATAGAAGATAGTAAAGTTAGATATCTATGTTGTAATCCTAAAGAAGGCAGAGGTAAAAACTATACATTGACGAACTTTCACAAGGTATTTTTGCAAAATGCCGATCTTGTCGATGCTATTCTCCGTAATGCAAATTTTAACGGTGCTGATTTGCGTGGTGCAAAAATTACTAATGCTGACCTCAGCAACTCGCAAGCATTAGGAACTGATTTCTCAGGTGCAACTCTCACAGGCGCAAGGATATTTAATTGGGGAATTAATCCTGAAACCAAATTTGAGAATGTTATTTGCACGCACGTTTATATCGATGAAGCAGGAAAAGAACGCAAACCTGCGAGTGGTGACTTTGCTGAAGGTGACTTTGCGCTTTTAGTTGGAGAGTTTACCAATACACTCGATTTTCTATTTAAAAATGAAATCAACTTCAGCGCTTTTCAATATGCTATGCAGCAAATGGCAATCAAAAATCCTGAAGTAGAACTATCCATCAACCAAACTAAATTTCTCGGTCAAAATAAAGACGCTCTCAAAAGAAGCTACGATGTAAGCCCTGATGCAGACAAAGGCAAACTCCATGCTGACTTTTCGGAATCCTACGACATTTACAAACGCCTTCATCCAGAAGACAATCAACTCATCAGGGATTTAAACAGAAAAGTCACATTTTTGGAAGGTGAAGTAAAAACTTTAAAAGTTCTCAATGCAGAAAAGGATGAACGTATTGCCGATTTGAAAGATGCAAATGCAGGATTCAAAGAAATTGCCAAAACCCAAGCAACCAAATCTAACGATAAAATCATTATTGGACAAGTTCAAGGAGATCCCATGTCTGACAAAAATCAAAATATTTCGCTAAAATCCGACGGCAACATGACAGGCATAACCGTCGCAGGTGGCGATATTAGCGGCACTGTCACCGTCACGATTCAACAACTCCGTGACAGCGACACCCCCGAAGCGCCAAAACTTGCCGATCTCCTGACTGACTTACAAAAAGTTATTAATGAATCTACGGAATTGACAGAAGAAGACAAGGCAAAAGCTTTGCAATACATCGATACGATTGGCAAGTTTGCTAACAACAAAGAAGATCACGACATGATTGGCACAGTAATTGACAAAATCATCAAAGTTGTTAGCAAAGCTGCAAAATTACTTACCCCCGTCCAAGCGATCGCCGATGGGTTGCGAAAGATTCTACAGCTATGA
- a CDS encoding glycoside hydrolase family 3 N-terminal domain-containing protein — MPIHLPDIDTLSLVEQVSQMLVVRTCGMLYDHQIQYPQWELTSKQLQILIGEYGVGGVILMGGSAAEIALKTQQMQSWAKVPLLMAADIEEGVGQRFSGATWFPPPMALQDVGIDYAEAMGRVTAEEALAIGLNWVLAPIVDVNNNPSNPVINVRAFGVTVGEVMGATRGFIAGAKQYPVLTTAKHFPGHGDTAVDSHLQTPTLTHDRSRFENLEFLPFSNAIAAGVDTIMSAHVFAPNLDPQNIATLSPHILTEILRDQLSFEGIITTDALIMSGVANLNSPEAIAVQAVKAGADILLMPVDPIATIEAVCAAVESGEISRDRIKQSVQRIWKAKQKVCGIPTDLSKLGNPENLEIAKVIANKSISVYSAIPHLQSGGTSQRLKANYLNLIIVDDLLTCGEFLNSRSPAVLFPKNSGYQRIITDGQTIEHLQLKQFTDIFIQMFSRGNPFRGNTNLHAKTQTLANALLASEKLEAMVVYGSPYALDPFLQILPANIPWGFAYSQQPEAQAAVLEKLGFG; from the coding sequence ATGCCGATCCATTTGCCTGATATTGATACGTTGAGCCTCGTTGAGCAAGTCTCGCAAATGTTGGTTGTTCGCACCTGTGGAATGCTGTACGACCATCAGATTCAATATCCACAGTGGGAATTAACAAGTAAACAACTACAAATCCTCATTGGTGAATATGGGGTTGGTGGCGTAATTTTAATGGGTGGTAGTGCGGCGGAAATTGCTCTCAAAACACAGCAAATGCAGTCATGGGCAAAAGTACCTTTGTTGATGGCAGCCGACATCGAAGAAGGCGTAGGACAGAGGTTTAGTGGCGCGACATGGTTCCCACCACCGATGGCTTTGCAAGATGTCGGGATTGACTATGCCGAAGCAATGGGGCGCGTTACTGCCGAAGAAGCTTTGGCGATCGGGCTAAATTGGGTACTTGCGCCAATTGTCGATGTCAATAATAATCCGAGCAATCCTGTAATTAATGTGCGTGCCTTTGGCGTTACCGTTGGCGAAGTTATGGGGGCAACAAGAGGATTTATTGCAGGGGCAAAGCAATATCCTGTACTGACAACGGCAAAACATTTCCCCGGACATGGTGATACTGCCGTGGATTCACATTTACAAACGCCGACCTTGACTCACGATCGCTCAAGATTTGAAAATCTAGAATTTCTGCCTTTCAGCAATGCGATCGCCGCAGGCGTAGATACGATCATGAGCGCCCATGTCTTCGCCCCAAATTTAGATCCGCAAAACATAGCTACTTTATCGCCGCATATTCTTACAGAAATTTTGCGTGACCAATTGAGCTTTGAGGGGATTATTACCACCGATGCGCTGATTATGTCGGGCGTTGCTAACTTGAATAGTCCTGAAGCGATCGCGGTACAAGCAGTGAAAGCAGGCGCAGATATTTTATTGATGCCCGTCGATCCGATCGCTACGATTGAGGCAGTATGTGCAGCCGTGGAGTCTGGGGAAATTAGTCGCGATCGCATTAAGCAGTCGGTGCAAAGAATCTGGAAAGCGAAACAAAAAGTATGTGGCATTCCTACGGATTTAAGCAAACTAGGCAATCCCGAAAATCTCGAAATTGCTAAGGTGATCGCGAATAAGTCAATTAGTGTCTACTCTGCAATTCCCCATTTACAATCTGGCGGTACTTCACAACGGCTAAAAGCTAATTACCTCAATCTGATCATTGTGGACGATCTGCTTACCTGCGGCGAATTTCTCAACTCGCGATCGCCTGCGGTGCTATTCCCCAAGAATAGTGGCTATCAGAGAATTATTACCGATGGTCAGACAATAGAACATCTTCAACTGAAGCAATTTACCGATATATTTATCCAAATGTTTAGCCGTGGTAATCCATTTCGCGGAAACACCAATCTGCACGCCAAAACACAGACCTTAGCCAATGCACTCCTAGCAAGCGAAAAATTAGAAGCAATGGTTGTCTATGGTAGTCCCTATGCCCTCGATCCATTTCTGCAAATTTTGCCCGCCAATATTCCTTGGGGTTTTGCCTATAGCCAACAGCCAGAGGCACAGGCAGCAGTTTTAGAAAAATTAGGGTTTGGATAA